The Primulina eburnea isolate SZY01 unplaced genomic scaffold, ASM2296580v1 ctg739_ERROPOS11973397, whole genome shotgun sequence sequence GGCATTGGAAGATGATTTCTTTGTGGGTTTGGAGGATTTTATCGTTGGACCCGTGACTGACGTGACTGACAATTGCTTCTCAGGATCACTTCCCGGCGAGCTTTCAGTTTCCTTGGCTCGCCACCCATCCAACTACTACCGCCGCCGGTGGTGGTTGACCTGACAAAAAGTGCATAGATGCTTTTCTTGTCACTCACTTTTCTTTATTTGTAGGCACAAAACAACTATTGTAATTTGTAGCTATTCCTTGTAAAGAATCTTGAATCAACATAATATATTATCTTGATGAGTGAGGCATAGAATCTCAATCACGAAGAGCCTTGTAGAGGAAAAAAGAGTCGATTCTCCTGTCTCTTGCTGTACGATAATGATATACAATGAAATATTAAAGATCCGGCATCATTTTAATCAACTGCTTAGCTCTagcttttcattttcttttgggAGCCTGCTAATTTTCTCGGTGGTATCCAATGTGATCTAAACTAAGTATTCAAGCTAAATCAAAATGTTCCTAGTTTCTAGAGGAATCCATGGTACAAATGTATGATTTAAGCTATAATACAGCAATATAAGTAGCACATTATTATTCTTCAAATTTGAACGGATAAAGTttaaatattcaagaaattgggTAAAAACAGTGGAAAGcttttaaagtttaaatatCCAAGGAATTGGGTAAAACAGTGGAAAGCTTTTAATTTTGGTGGAATACATCTGCCCGATGGTCAGCTTCATAGCTCTGGCATGCCCAGGCTCTAATAAAACCATAAGAGTAAAACAAGAAAGAGAATCAGATGAGCTAAACCGCCTAAACGTCTTCGAAAGTGATTCTCTTGGCTATGATCAATTGAGTATCTCAAGTTTCAACAACGAAGTTATAAAATTGCAGCTTTAGAAAGTTAACACACCTGCTACAGTAACCGGGCATACCACAGGGAAGAAACGCAATGCACTTACAGCAGCCATTCTAATACGGGTGTCCTGCGTTGTGAACGACCAACATCCAGTTTTAGGCTTAGCAATAAAATATGTGGAAAACTGGCGATGATAAAAGATTTCACAGCAATAGTTTATCAAATGTATGCATCTTATTGGAGTGAAGATGTGGAAAATTaagatatataaaaaaattatcaaacaaaatacataatatataatttacaaACCTCTCGATTGCAATAAATATTCAATTGAGTTCAAGCAGATATGAAAATACACATTGTTACATTAAATATCACCCAAAATACACAATTCTTTACGTCAATGGATTATAGTCATGCTAGATGCAGACAAGATCTCGGGTCCGAGATTCAAATGTAACAAAACACTTCCCCTCACTAAAACACTATTCTTTCGAGCCTGCCTAAGACCAAATATCAAGCTTTAGTAGGCAATGGCATCTGGAGATCAGCTATTTCCTTTCATTTCATCGAAGAGCTTCATTGCCTTGTCAATATTATTAGCACTGCAAAAGGCCACATATCAAGATAGTGTAAGTAATTGGATTCGCTTTCAGGCCCTTCTCTTCCATGTCTCTAAAATTCCATTGCACCTCTAACGCTACCATTTTACACATCAAATCCAGTAAAGTGTTGAGTGTACTGACATTTGGCTCCAACACCGGCCTCATTCATTTGCTCAAACAGTTCACGACCCCTTTCAAGTTTACCCGCTTTATACAATCCATCAATCAATGAATTATGGGTAATGGTATTCGGTGGGCACTTGCCCTCCAACATCATCCTCCCCATCAACTTAAACTCTCCTCTTGCCTCCCCAATTTACATAATACACCAATTAATGTGTTAAAGGTAACTAAATCGTGTTCAATGCTGAGTTCTCCACCTCTAATCTTCTCAAACAATTCGAATGCACCATCCAGTCTCCAAAATCTATATATATGATGAAATGATAGCAATCCTCACAACATTGGGTCTGATCCCCTTCTTTTGCATCTCCTTCATAAACAAATTCATTTTTGCATAATCCTGCTCTTTCCCCAACCCCGTCACAAGGACATTGCAAGAAACGGTCCCAACATCGCACCCCATGTTTATTACCTTGTGCAGCACCACCCAAGCCTTAGCATACTTCCCACTCTTACATGACATAATTTGCTTAAGGCAGAAACTATCGGGAAAAATGCCATGCTCACCAAAACTGAAAAATAAGCCGATAAATTTCCTCATCTGCAACAACACTCTTCAAAATGGAGGATAAAACGATATTCAATGTATTGGCACTTGGTGGAATACTCGAATATCGTTCCAGCATTTCTTTGAGCAGCTTTAAAGCTTCATCCACCCGACCGCATTTCACATACCCATCAATAACTATATTGAACAAGTTAGTGTTTTTTTATCCGGGATCCATGGAATCGAATTCCATGACCAATTACTCAAGCATTCTAGCCTTTCCAAAGAACTTGATGAGGAGGGAGACCGCGTTGATGGAAAGAGGAACATTCGGTTCTCTGGAAAAGCTTGTTAAGCTTGGAGGGGAACTTCGGATTCTCACGCATTGCATACTCCAGGACCGCTTGGAACGAGAAGGAAAGGGATCCTGGTTGAAAAGACATCGTTGAGAGGTGGTTGACGAAGTTGATTGCTTTTGGTAATCGGGAAACTGGCTTGGTGAGATTGAGGAGTGAGACGGGAGATAGAGAGGATAGAATAGTGGGGAGGTTAGGGTTGGAGAACCAGTCATGGAGATCAGTAGTCTGAAGGAGAGGGAGTAGTTGCGAGATGGGAAAGGAGGCATCTGGCACCGGTGGCGGAGGCGATTGGCGGGGATCCGCAGAGAGATTCGTCGAACGCGGCCGCGGAATGTCTCATGGCGGGCTCTGGGATAATAACCTTTCATAAATTACTGCAAGCCTCTAGAGGTCCATTAATCAAGATTATGGGCCCTTATCATTTGGGCCTTCAATCAATGCAAGCAGTCCCATTACTAGAGATTATGACCTTTCCAATGTGGGCCTATGATCAATGCAAGAGAGGCACATTTCTCAAAATTAAGGGCCTAATCATTTGGGCATAAAAGCAAGGACCCCATTATTTTGATTATGAGCCTGCTCATTTGGGCCAATCATTTGTGCATACAAGCAGAGACCCATTATTTGACAGAGGCCCATTACTCGAGATTATTGGCCTTCTAATTTGGTCCTATAAGTAGAGACCAACTATTGGATAGTATGGACGATCTTATTTGAGCCCACAATCAATACAAGTAGACATTCAATTCAGTAAACGATAAAATGCTCCTTACCAATTGGGCCTATAACAATGCTAGCAGAGACCCATTACTCGAGATTATGTGTCTTCTACTTTGGGCTTATAATCAATAAACAGAGGTACATTACTAAAGATTATGGGCTTTTTATCATTTGGACTTCAAAGCAAGACCCATTTCTTGCGATCACGGGCCTTCATTTGAGGCCTATAATCAATGAAAATAGAGGCCTGTTACTCGAGATTGTGGGGCCTTCTCTTTTCCGCCTACAATCACAGCAAGAAGAGACCCATTAAATAAGAATATATGGGCCTCGTCATTTTTCCTAATCACCGCTATAGAAGCCCGTTACTTGAGATTATGCCCCATCTTCTACAACGATAGAGACTAAAATTTAGCTCCGACTTCTTCTGCTCGCGGTGTGGAAGATGCAGAGAACGACGTTGTATGGGAAGCTGCTGACAAGAAATCGAGGGTTTTGTTCCAAAAGTGGCGATGAGAAGATCGTAGCGTCTGTGCTGTTTGAGAGGCTTCCGGTTGTCATTCCCAAAATCAACCCCGTTGTCTATGCATTTCAAGAATTCTCGTGAGCATTTTTTTTTATGCCTAGCGATCTGTTTTAAACTTTGAGGCAAAGGATGTGATTGTAGGAAATGTGTTGAACTATTTGGGGAGATGCCTTATTTGGAACTTTGTCCCTTTTCATTTTATTTGGAGGGGAGTCGGGGAAGATAAATGAATGCATTGCTTCTTTTGTTTTTGGGAGAAATGAGCaaatatgatattgaatatttttctaATCAGCAACATAAGCATATTTATTATTGGCTTatgtatgatttttttttaaaaatggttGTTTTCTTCATTAGTTTGTGATGCGTTGGATACATGTCCAGGTTCCGATGGAGACAGCAATATCTTCGGGAATACCCTGAAGCTTTCTTGAAAAAATCTGATGCCAGGTAACCCTTTTTTacttttcttttttcctttttgatTGGTTCGTGTCCGTGTCTATTAACAAATACATTGTACATTTGTGACATCTCTTCCTATGTGCCTTGATGACTAGTATTAACAGACGGGAAGTAACCCACTGTATCTCTTGTCGGCTGTTGCATTCCCTCTGCCTAAAAGTTTAACCATCCGATACGAGATGTTTCCTGCCATTCTGAGCATTTAGGGACACAGTCGTATGCATAAATTCCATATCTCTATTCATAGTGAAGTGGAACATCTATTGATtgtgattaatcatagtcaataGCTATTCTTAAATCGGGGATCTATGATAATGTTTTTATATTTCTCCAGAGAATTATGGAAAGTGGAAAGACAACCTATGCTGTAATGTGATTCATATTTTCTGCCTATCATATGTTTGACTCATGTAACCCATTATCATGCACCAAAAACTATTTGATTGGCCTTCCTCTGCCTAGTTCGTTGTTTCATTCCTTTTTGGTCATTTACCTCGTGCCTCTCGTATATGCCATCCTATAAGCATCTTCATATCCCTAGTCTTTTCTTCTACTGTTTTTTAGGTTACTCTATAATTTTCATGTATATCTGGCTGAAaaaatgcaatgaaataatCACAGTTTTGCCTGAAGCATTATTTCTTTATCAAATTCGGATGTGGTTAATTCATTTATTCACTCTAGTATTCTCTGTGAGGTtttttatttgtgaaaataatGCTTATATACAGGGGAAAAGGAGATTATCAAATTGACTATACACCAGCTTCACGGATCACTGAGGCTGACGAAAATAATGATAAAAGGTATATTTGTCGTTTATTATTTGACAATcagttcttttttatttttctgggAACATGAACTAAACCTTTCATTTTATTCCGTTTTCGTTAAATAATTTTCATTCAGATTCTCGGATCAAGTTACAAGGCAACTTAATACCATGATGATCAAATCCTTtatcttctttttctttaattacGTCTGCATGTTTTTGTTTTAAAGAAATGCATAGCTCTTGGTATAAAAGCATACTGAGAAGTTTCATTTGTGTTATCCACTTTTTATGCCCAGATACCATTGTATTAATGAAAATGAACTATTTTCATGTAGGTCACTGCAAAGAGCACTTGATCAGAGACTCTATCTTCTCCTTTTTGGTACTGCCAATGGTTCTACGGGGAATCCTGTCTGGCATTTTCCTGAAAAGGTTTATGAGTCTGAACAGACACTACGCAGGGTAATTTGGCTTTCAACTATGAACAATATGCTGGCTGAGTTTGGGTTagatgatttgatttgaggaaCAAATTACAAATCATTTTATTAGTTGAGGAATAGGgtgaaaaaatattcaaaaatagtAGCTAAGAGATTATTTTGGTTGTCAAGTTTTCTCATTTGTGCCAAGTGGAAAAGGTTAACATAATCCAAACGTTTGCAGTGTGCAGAATCTGCCTTAAAATCTGTGCTAGGAGATCTTTCCCATACATATTTTGTTGGAAATGCTCCAATGGGGCATATGATCATACAACCTCCAGAGAATAATCAGGACGATCCTTCTCTTAAGGTAATGTCCTGTTTAAACGAAGACTTCTCTAGACATAGACTCATTTAGCATTATGTAGGTTATCTTGTTTAATATTTCCTACAATCTTGGCAGCGATTCTTTTTTAAATCTCAAGTGATTGCTACAAACAAGTTAAATATAGGAAAATGCGAAGATTTTGTTTGGGTGACAAAGGATGAACTACTAAATTATTTTCCGGAGCATGCCGAATACCTTAACAAGATGATAATCAGCTGATGCATTTTGCCTTTCACTACCGTGGTTCGATTTACTTCTTGAAATCGATTACCGATGCGTGACTTCATATTTTTCCAGTGTATTCCATATAGATGGTTGTGAAAATCAAGAGTTGAAGAATTTTTGTAAGCTGACTATAGGATTTTTAGGCAGAAGAAAGAATGCACGCAGAAGTAGTTAATTCCAAGGCCTGACGAGAGCCCCACTTTCAAGGCTACGTACGTAGTTGTTtcgttaaatatgataaatttattcTATATTTTGGTTCTTTCTCCATTAATGCTGCTGCTTCTCCCTTTCGAACTCGATAATATTTGCAAGGCCTTTTCTTGTTGCCATATATGAAGTTTTAAGTTTTGGTCATGATGTTTTGTTGATGACGGCGTGTATGAACAAGAGCTGTCTCTCCTTGCCCCatgcatattttttatttaaataatctaTGACAAATTCAAGCTTCCGAATCAGCAAGAAATTTTGAGCTGGTAAACTATAAACCTGCCTTTGATTGTACTTTGACTAGATATCATGAAATTTTGAATAGTTAATAAAAGCATCGGCGATACTATGAATGAAATTACTTCAAGCACGAGAAAATCAAATACCAATTTGTAC is a genomic window containing:
- the LOC140822130 gene encoding large ribosomal subunit protein mL46-like isoform X2, which produces MQRTTLYGKLLTRNRGFCSKSGDEKIVASVLFERLPVVIPKINPVVYAFQEFSFRWRQQYLREYPEAFLKKSDARGKGDYQIDYTPASRITEADENNDKRSLQRALDQRLYLLLFGTANGSTGNPVWHFPEKVYESEQTLRRCAESALKSVLGDLSHTYFVGNAPMGHMIIQPPENNQDDPSLKENAKILFG
- the LOC140822130 gene encoding uncharacterized protein isoform X1 — encoded protein: MQRTTLYGKLLTRNRGFCSKSGDEKIVASVLFERLPVVIPKINPVVYAFQEFSFRWRQQYLREYPEAFLKKSDARGKGDYQIDYTPASRITEADENNDKRSLQRALDQRLYLLLFGTANGSTGNPVWHFPEKVYESEQTLRRCAESALKSVLGDLSHTYFVGNAPMGHMIIQPPENNQDDPSLKRFFFKSQVIATNKLNIGKCEDFVWVTKDELLNYFPEHAEYLNKMIIS